A window of the Cellvibrio sp. pealriver genome harbors these coding sequences:
- a CDS encoding BatD family protein: MKNAFFTLQKLLSHCIGFLLMVTGLNVYAGNLTASVDRDTLALTETFTLTLRYDEQINATPDYELLQKDFDILNTRSGTQMSIINGNMEASTEWKIALAPKRIGKLLIPSFSIDGAVSDAIEITIEGKSKSPQNTDDNVSVEIETSKDTSYVQEQIIVTLRLFTTISLSGMELSPLQVKDALAVQLDEKQYQTKINGRPGAVIETRYALFPQQSGELIIPSMLYQVAIDAGHRDLWDRFYGNSQNNILRLRTEEQRLTILPAPAAANGNNWMPATNVSLSEHWSTSIDALKIGEPVTRSITIKADGLTAGQINPLQIPPVNGLTFYNDQAQNDDQKNNQGITGSRIETIAIVPTKAGDFTLPEVKVNWWDTNSNSLRTATLPAVTLRVGLGDMSAQQLAEQNQQATNENEETAPATVDLDTDLTGLKEQSTRIVQQTPIWLYITNLVSLLAAAYFALEFFIARRKLAGIHAAKEHEKSQRTQAENTAWNQVKRQLAENNWKELRKALIDWAQVYWKNPSLTNLQIIAAQINSPEFSEELRKLDEAIFGGNNATPNSEILLQTLANLRRNKTYQHSNNSPLQPLYKS; this comes from the coding sequence ATGAAAAACGCATTTTTTACTTTGCAGAAATTGCTCAGCCATTGCATAGGCTTTTTATTAATGGTGACGGGGCTGAATGTTTATGCTGGCAACCTTACTGCCAGCGTAGACCGCGACACACTCGCGCTTACCGAAACCTTTACCTTGACGCTGCGCTATGACGAACAAATCAACGCAACGCCTGATTATGAATTGCTGCAAAAGGATTTTGATATTTTAAATACCCGTAGCGGTACGCAAATGAGCATCATCAACGGCAATATGGAAGCATCTACCGAATGGAAAATTGCACTTGCACCCAAGCGTATCGGCAAACTGTTGATTCCTTCATTTTCAATCGATGGCGCAGTCAGCGATGCGATCGAGATAACCATCGAAGGGAAAAGTAAATCACCACAAAATACCGATGACAATGTCAGCGTTGAAATAGAAACCAGCAAAGATACCAGCTATGTGCAGGAACAAATCATTGTAACGCTGCGCTTGTTTACCACTATCAGCCTCAGCGGTATGGAACTGTCACCACTGCAAGTGAAAGATGCTTTAGCGGTGCAACTGGATGAAAAGCAATACCAAACCAAAATTAATGGCCGACCCGGTGCAGTCATTGAAACCCGCTATGCGTTATTCCCGCAACAAAGTGGCGAGTTGATTATTCCCAGCATGTTATACCAAGTTGCTATTGATGCAGGCCATCGCGATTTATGGGACAGATTTTATGGCAACAGCCAAAATAATATTTTGCGTTTACGTACCGAAGAACAACGCTTGACCATTTTGCCAGCACCCGCTGCCGCAAATGGTAACAACTGGATGCCAGCCACCAATGTCAGTCTGAGTGAACATTGGAGCACAAGCATAGACGCATTAAAAATTGGTGAGCCAGTTACCCGCAGCATTACAATCAAAGCAGATGGTTTGACCGCAGGCCAAATTAATCCATTGCAAATCCCGCCGGTTAATGGGCTCACATTTTATAACGATCAAGCGCAAAACGATGACCAAAAAAATAATCAGGGCATAACAGGATCACGCATTGAAACTATCGCCATAGTGCCCACCAAAGCCGGCGATTTCACTTTACCTGAGGTGAAGGTTAACTGGTGGGATACCAACAGTAATAGCCTGCGCACAGCAACATTGCCTGCCGTGACATTGCGTGTCGGCTTGGGTGATATGTCCGCACAACAACTCGCCGAACAAAACCAACAGGCGACAAACGAAAATGAAGAAACTGCTCCCGCAACTGTGGATCTTGACACTGACCTAACAGGCCTTAAAGAACAATCAACGCGTATTGTTCAGCAAACACCGATATGGCTCTACATCACCAATTTGGTTAGCTTATTGGCTGCTGCCTATTTTGCATTGGAATTTTTTATCGCCAGACGCAAACTCGCCGGTATTCATGCCGCAAAAGAGCATGAAAAAAGCCAACGTACCCAAGCAGAAAATACCGCATGGAATCAGGTTAAACGACAACTGGCGGAGAACAATTGGAAAGAGCTACGTAAAGCCCTGATTGATTGGGCACAGGTTTATTGGAAAAACCCTTCGCTAACAAATTTACAAATTATTGCAGCGCAAATAAACAGCCCGGAATTCAGCGAAGAACTGCGCAAGCTGGATGAAGCTATTTTTGGTGGCAACAATGCCACACCGAACAGCGAGATATTACTGCAAACGCTAGCCAACCTGCGCCGCAATAAAACGTATCAACATTCAAACAACAGCCCTCTGCAGCCGTTGTATAAAAGTTAA
- a CDS encoding nitrate- and nitrite sensing domain-containing protein produces the protein METPVSLLVVFLVFPIGFLLFLIISLSYKKRQASILFLKGIAYIKLLRSLLTYIQQHRGLTTGFINGNQAAQQNIAALAVQIKNVIAELEATGGWMKDNVKWSSLVDHWSRLSSIYTQGDADKNFKQHNILIANLLYLIDDVADAHHLSKITGDASDTDWRYLLSIAEYIGQARALGTGVAAKGECSSVLRIQLNHLRNKIASSVDASWPDASRVEIQQLLRCIETQLIIERPSIQAGDYFQLATRCIEHVFEQFDRQIERLQYYRN, from the coding sequence ATGGAAACTCCTGTTTCATTACTGGTTGTATTTTTGGTATTTCCTATAGGTTTTTTGCTGTTTTTAATTATTTCGCTCAGCTATAAAAAACGCCAGGCAAGCATATTATTTTTAAAAGGTATTGCTTACATAAAATTGCTGCGCAGTTTATTGACTTACATTCAGCAGCACCGCGGTTTGACAACGGGTTTTATCAATGGAAACCAGGCAGCGCAGCAGAATATTGCAGCTCTGGCGGTTCAAATCAAAAACGTTATTGCCGAGCTTGAAGCAACCGGTGGTTGGATGAAAGATAATGTCAAATGGTCCAGTTTGGTGGATCATTGGAGCCGTTTGTCATCCATTTATACGCAGGGTGATGCGGATAAAAACTTTAAACAACACAATATCCTGATCGCTAATTTATTGTATTTAATTGATGATGTGGCCGATGCACACCATCTTTCAAAAATAACGGGTGATGCAAGCGATACCGATTGGCGTTATTTATTATCGATTGCTGAATATATTGGACAGGCGCGTGCTTTGGGTACTGGCGTTGCGGCAAAAGGTGAGTGCTCCAGCGTGTTGCGCATCCAGCTCAACCATTTGCGCAATAAAATCGCATCCAGTGTTGATGCATCATGGCCAGATGCATCGCGTGTGGAAATCCAGCAACTATTGCGTTGTATAGAAACGCAATTGATTATTGAACGCCCCAGTATTCAGGCGGGCGATTATTTTCAACTGGCGACCCGTTGCATCGAACATGTGTTTGAGCAATTTGATCGCCAAATTGAGAGGTTACAATATTATCGCAATTAA
- a CDS encoding methyl-accepting chemotaxis protein: MVRFLGQAVASVKPWVLLTAIFINLLLVAVAIVFAIASVWLLIPVLLVVVLILGIVGGVNRDLEGIKHYLAAVDKDVVVDWNQLVSGPLNSLHNTFIDVFKNRQRRNAEYKDAVKEMGHSSAELAANAKEVSKSAAYQSNATTSSAAAITEISHSIDDISSRIAGARDAATKACDYSKQGGVALGEATREVTDVARLARETELRISELHSLMNKVTAMSQVIGDIAGQTNLLALNAAIEAARAGDYGRGFAVVADEVRALAVRSQGSASEISSNIAHVQESMQQVLASVAKVVEKTNRSLIGVSSADESLTSILTTTDDVFGLIDEIAVAAEQQSIAAREISKHIETVADLANQNSYRAGQAAEIADHLHRLTHHSE, translated from the coding sequence ATGGTGCGTTTTTTGGGGCAGGCCGTTGCCTCAGTTAAACCCTGGGTATTATTGACTGCAATTTTTATCAATTTGTTATTGGTCGCTGTGGCGATTGTGTTCGCAATTGCCAGTGTTTGGTTGTTGATACCGGTTTTGTTAGTGGTTGTATTAATACTGGGGATAGTGGGGGGCGTTAACCGGGATCTGGAGGGAATAAAACACTATCTTGCTGCCGTTGATAAAGATGTTGTTGTGGATTGGAACCAGTTAGTCAGTGGGCCTTTGAACAGCCTTCATAACACGTTTATTGATGTCTTTAAAAACCGGCAGCGGCGCAATGCAGAATATAAAGATGCAGTAAAAGAAATGGGACACTCGTCTGCAGAATTAGCTGCTAATGCAAAAGAGGTTTCCAAAAGTGCGGCCTATCAATCCAACGCGACCACATCCAGTGCAGCTGCCATTACCGAAATTAGTCATAGTATCGACGATATCAGTAGCCGTATTGCCGGTGCGCGTGACGCTGCTACCAAAGCATGTGATTACAGTAAGCAAGGAGGCGTAGCGCTGGGTGAAGCGACACGTGAAGTCACTGATGTAGCGCGGCTCGCTCGGGAAACCGAATTGCGTATCAGCGAATTACACAGTTTGATGAATAAGGTAACGGCAATGTCACAGGTGATTGGCGATATTGCAGGGCAAACGAATTTGCTGGCGTTGAACGCGGCGATTGAAGCAGCACGCGCAGGTGATTATGGACGGGGCTTTGCTGTTGTTGCAGACGAAGTGAGAGCCTTGGCTGTTCGCAGTCAAGGCTCTGCCAGTGAAATCAGTTCCAACATTGCACATGTGCAGGAAAGTATGCAGCAGGTACTGGCTAGCGTGGCAAAAGTGGTAGAAAAAACCAATAGGTCTTTGATTGGGGTATCCAGTGCAGATGAATCGTTAACGTCAATATTGACAACAACGGATGATGTATTTGGTTTGATTGATGAAATTGCAGTTGCCGCAGAGCAACAGAGTATCGCCGCACGAGAAATATCAAAACATATAGAAACAGTTGCTGACCTTGCGAACCAGAATAGTTATCGCGCTGGCCAAGCCGCTGAAATTGCAGACCACTTGCATAGATTGACTCATCATTCGGAGTAG
- the pepN gene encoding aminopeptidase N: MTAAEQGFPAKEQAPKTIYLKDYQVPPYLIKTTDLRFEIYEGETLVSAMLHLYRNPAAAPASQLTLHGADLELVSIALDGKILGADDYEFGEENLTIFNTPAEFKLLTITKIKPESNTSLEGLYRSRTMYCTQCEAEGFRKITYYLDRPDVMSEFTTTVVADKKFPVLLSNGNLIDQGDAENNRHYATWHDPFKKPAYLFALVAGDLAHIEDSFTTCSGRDVTLKIFVEPKDLDKCDHAMTSLKNSMRWDEEVYGREYDLNIFMIVAVDDFNMGAMENKGLNIFNTSCVLAKPETTTDVGFQRVEGVVAHEYFHNWSGNRVTCRDWFQLSLKEGFTVYRDSEFSADMGSRTVKRVEDVTLLRTLQFAEDAGPMAHPIRPESYIEISNFYTMTVYEKGAEIIRMLATLLGKEHFRKGTDLYFDRHDGQAVTTEDFVAALADASGRDLTLFKRWYSQAGTPRLHITDHYDEDAQEYSLTIKQSCPPTPECQEKLPFHIPIAMGLLGSAGDLPLYLKNAEPDFETGDNTHKVLELTSAEQTFVFERVQEKPVPSLLRGFSAPVKMHYDYSIADLIVLMSRDSDGFNRWEASQQLGLHAIHQAMKVYQQGGDLKNWALEPDLIAAYRSILQDDSLDKAMVAYMLSLPSEAYLSELADLVDVEAIHYSRTAVRIALAHALRDELMRVYQDYDHQQPYSATADAIAARSLKNVALGYLMLLNDDALVQACEQQYRTSNNMTDVMAALTQLVNSSSPLAQQLAVKALDDFYQRWQHESLVVNQWLTVQASCVLPGTLATVKKLQQHPAYDGKNPNKIRALISSFCNGNPINFHANAGVGYEFLADQIIALNSQNPQIASRLLTPLTKWKKYNVQRQSLMKAQLERIMAVSDLSKDVYEVVSKSLV, encoded by the coding sequence ATGACTGCAGCAGAGCAAGGTTTTCCCGCCAAAGAACAAGCACCCAAAACGATTTATCTCAAAGACTACCAAGTGCCGCCTTATTTGATCAAAACGACTGATTTACGTTTTGAAATTTATGAGGGTGAAACGCTTGTCAGTGCTATGTTGCACTTATACCGCAACCCGGCTGCTGCCCCCGCATCGCAACTCACCTTACATGGTGCAGATTTGGAGCTTGTTTCTATTGCGCTTGATGGAAAAATTCTCGGTGCAGATGATTATGAATTCGGTGAAGAAAATCTGACGATTTTTAATACCCCTGCAGAATTCAAACTGCTGACCATCACAAAAATAAAACCGGAATCGAATACCTCGCTTGAAGGGCTTTATCGCTCACGCACAATGTACTGCACCCAGTGTGAAGCAGAGGGCTTCCGCAAAATAACCTATTACCTTGATCGCCCTGATGTGATGAGTGAGTTCACCACGACAGTGGTGGCCGATAAAAAATTTCCAGTGTTGTTATCAAATGGGAATTTGATTGACCAGGGTGATGCTGAAAACAATCGTCATTATGCTACCTGGCATGACCCGTTTAAAAAGCCCGCTTATCTATTTGCCTTGGTGGCAGGTGATCTCGCCCATATAGAAGATAGCTTCACCACCTGCTCCGGCCGCGACGTGACTTTGAAAATATTCGTTGAACCCAAGGATCTGGATAAATGTGATCATGCAATGACCTCACTGAAAAACTCCATGCGTTGGGATGAGGAAGTCTATGGTCGTGAATACGATTTAAATATTTTTATGATTGTTGCAGTTGATGATTTCAATATGGGCGCAATGGAAAACAAAGGCCTCAATATATTTAATACATCCTGTGTATTGGCAAAGCCTGAAACCACTACCGATGTTGGTTTTCAGCGCGTAGAAGGTGTTGTTGCCCACGAATATTTCCATAACTGGAGCGGCAACCGCGTGACTTGTCGCGATTGGTTCCAGTTGAGTTTAAAAGAAGGTTTTACGGTTTATCGCGATTCAGAATTTTCAGCAGATATGGGCTCGCGCACGGTAAAGCGCGTAGAAGATGTCACTTTGCTTCGCACACTTCAATTTGCAGAAGATGCAGGGCCAATGGCGCATCCGATCCGTCCGGAATCCTATATCGAAATATCCAATTTCTACACCATGACGGTATATGAGAAAGGTGCAGAAATTATTCGCATGCTGGCAACCTTGTTGGGCAAAGAACATTTCCGCAAAGGAACCGATTTGTATTTTGATCGCCATGATGGTCAAGCGGTTACCACAGAAGATTTTGTTGCAGCGCTGGCAGACGCATCGGGGCGCGATCTCACGTTATTCAAGCGTTGGTATTCACAAGCGGGTACGCCGCGTTTGCACATTACCGATCATTACGATGAAGATGCGCAAGAATATTCGCTCACGATCAAACAATCTTGCCCGCCTACGCCTGAATGTCAGGAAAAACTGCCGTTCCATATTCCGATTGCGATGGGCTTATTGGGCAGTGCAGGGGATTTGCCGCTCTATTTAAAAAATGCCGAACCTGATTTTGAAACGGGTGATAACACGCACAAGGTTCTTGAGTTAACCAGTGCCGAACAAACGTTTGTGTTTGAACGTGTACAAGAAAAACCGGTGCCGAGTTTGCTGCGCGGTTTTTCGGCACCGGTAAAAATGCATTATGACTACAGCATTGCCGATTTGATTGTATTGATGAGCCGCGATAGCGATGGTTTTAATCGTTGGGAAGCCAGCCAGCAATTGGGGCTACATGCTATTCATCAGGCCATGAAGGTGTACCAGCAAGGCGGCGATTTGAAAAATTGGGCACTAGAGCCAGATTTAATAGCGGCCTATCGCAGCATCTTGCAAGACGACAGTCTGGATAAAGCAATGGTGGCTTACATGCTCAGTTTGCCATCAGAAGCGTATTTGAGTGAATTGGCTGATCTGGTGGATGTTGAAGCTATTCACTACAGCCGTACAGCTGTGCGTATTGCACTTGCACATGCATTGCGCGACGAGTTGATGCGTGTGTATCAGGATTATGATCATCAACAACCCTACAGTGCGACCGCAGATGCCATTGCTGCGCGCAGCCTGAAAAATGTTGCGCTCGGATATTTAATGCTGCTTAACGACGATGCGTTAGTGCAAGCCTGTGAGCAGCAATATCGCACCAGTAACAATATGACGGATGTGATGGCAGCCTTGACGCAGTTGGTCAATAGCAGTTCACCGCTCGCGCAGCAATTGGCTGTTAAGGCATTGGATGACTTTTATCAGCGCTGGCAGCATGAATCACTGGTAGTGAACCAATGGTTAACTGTGCAGGCGAGTTGTGTGTTGCCGGGCACCTTGGCTACAGTAAAAAAATTGCAACAACACCCGGCATACGATGGAAAAAATCCTAATAAAATTCGCGCCCTGATCTCCAGTTTCTGCAATGGTAATCCTATTAACTTTCATGCAAATGCAGGCGTTGGCTATGAGTTTCTTGCGGATCAAATCATCGCGCTCAATAGCCAAAATCCGCAAATTGCATCGCGCTTGTTAACGCCTTTGACCAAATGGAAAAAATATAACGTACAACGACAATCCTTAATGAAGGCGCAGCTGGAGCGAATTATGGCAGTGTCGGATCTTTCCAAAGATGTGTATGAAGTGGTCAGTAAAAGTTTAGTGTAA
- a CDS encoding YeaC family protein encodes MDLQQLLSSLTPEIYQNLKRAVELGKWPDGNRLSAEQRQLCMQAVIAYEHKNLPPDQHTGYIPPEPHTYCGDDDHEHDHAHTDKPIKWVE; translated from the coding sequence ATGGATTTGCAACAATTACTTTCCAGCCTTACGCCGGAAATTTATCAAAATTTAAAGCGCGCAGTAGAGCTGGGCAAATGGCCAGACGGTAACCGTTTATCAGCGGAGCAGCGTCAGTTGTGTATGCAAGCGGTGATTGCCTACGAGCATAAGAATTTACCACCAGACCAGCACACGGGTTACATTCCACCGGAGCCGCATACTTATTGTGGCGATGATGATCACGAACATGATCATGCGCACACCGACAAGCCCATTAAATGGGTTGAATAA
- a CDS encoding rhomboid family intramembrane serine protease, with amino-acid sequence MNWITVKHFPIEQDLSALSHYLRERGLQHRITEEDGRQCLMVLDPDVIPALQEFLTRYEQGDIELQLTHTSSFTNAPSGHQTQGFPNLVQQALQVPVVTCLILLSGLGALVVGTQWMAYFTFLGVVDNRFIPLANTLASGEVWRLVTPAFLHSGIFHVLFNCLWMWELGRRLEFLTGRWHFLLFFIITAIAANASEFIWSGHANFGGMSGVVYALVGFIAVRQRIAPHPLVAVPSALIGFMLFWLVLCMTGVVDYFIAGSVANAAHLGGLIAGAVYALFTKHLYLR; translated from the coding sequence TTGAACTGGATTACCGTAAAACATTTTCCCATCGAACAGGATTTAAGTGCGCTTAGCCACTATTTGCGTGAGCGGGGCTTGCAGCATCGCATTACCGAGGAGGACGGCCGGCAATGCCTGATGGTTTTGGATCCTGATGTTATCCCCGCCTTGCAAGAATTTCTCACCCGTTATGAACAAGGCGATATCGAGTTACAGTTGACTCACACATCAAGTTTTACAAACGCACCCTCTGGGCATCAGACACAAGGTTTTCCCAATCTGGTTCAGCAAGCGCTGCAGGTACCTGTCGTGACTTGCCTGATTTTATTGAGTGGGCTTGGTGCGCTTGTAGTCGGCACCCAATGGATGGCGTATTTTACGTTTCTGGGTGTTGTCGATAATCGCTTTATTCCATTAGCGAATACATTGGCCAGTGGGGAAGTTTGGCGTTTGGTAACACCGGCTTTTTTACATTCAGGCATTTTTCATGTGTTATTTAACTGTTTGTGGATGTGGGAGTTAGGGCGGCGTTTGGAATTTTTAACAGGACGTTGGCACTTCCTGTTATTTTTTATTATCACTGCTATTGCAGCGAATGCATCAGAATTTATATGGAGTGGGCACGCCAACTTCGGTGGAATGTCTGGTGTTGTTTACGCCTTGGTTGGATTTATTGCTGTGCGTCAACGCATTGCACCTCATCCATTGGTTGCTGTTCCTTCGGCGTTGATCGGTTTTATGCTGTTTTGGTTAGTGTTATGTATGACCGGCGTAGTCGATTATTTTATCGCAGGCTCTGTGGCCAATGCCGCGCATTTGGGTGGATTAATTGCTGGCGCTGTTTACGCGTTATTCACAAAACACCTGTACTTACGTTAA
- a CDS encoding metallophosphoesterase — MIKQSPDKSISRSQPGEARGYDLIGDVHGCAHTLERLLQTLGYQKIGGVYRHRQRQVIFLGDIVDRGPRIREALHLVRDMVEQGSALMILGNHEFNAITYCTSTGSGGYLRPHTAANARQIAETLEQFANYSQEWQSFIRWFVELPLFLEIEHPLTRQLFRAVHACWDQTLIDLHCARYGDGHIDWTFVLESAEPGSLAALTKQRLTGGVDLPLPDGMTMTSSDGYTRRAFRTKFWGHEARTYGQLLFQPDPIPEHIAMAEISEEHRSQMVYYDHAQPPLFVGHYWLKGQPRPLAPNLACLDYSAVKFGRLVAYRMDGEAQLQANKFVWVYVDP, encoded by the coding sequence ATGATAAAACAGTCGCCAGATAAATCGATCAGCCGGTCCCAGCCGGGTGAAGCCAGAGGTTACGATTTAATTGGTGATGTCCATGGGTGCGCCCACACTCTGGAGCGGTTGCTGCAAACCCTGGGGTATCAAAAAATCGGCGGTGTATATCGCCACCGGCAACGACAAGTCATATTTCTTGGGGATATTGTGGACAGAGGGCCGCGTATCCGTGAGGCCTTGCATTTGGTGCGTGACATGGTGGAGCAGGGCAGTGCCCTGATGATTCTGGGTAACCATGAGTTCAATGCCATCACCTATTGCACCAGTACAGGCAGTGGTGGCTACTTGCGCCCCCACACTGCCGCTAACGCGAGGCAGATCGCTGAAACCCTTGAGCAATTCGCTAATTACTCCCAGGAATGGCAGTCCTTCATTCGCTGGTTTGTGGAGTTGCCTCTGTTTCTGGAGATCGAGCATCCACTCACCCGGCAGCTATTTCGCGCTGTGCATGCTTGTTGGGATCAAACACTGATTGACCTTCATTGTGCACGTTATGGCGATGGCCATATTGATTGGACATTTGTTCTGGAATCGGCTGAGCCGGGCTCTCTTGCTGCACTGACCAAGCAACGCCTGACCGGCGGGGTGGATTTGCCTTTGCCAGATGGGATGACAATGACATCATCGGACGGTTATACCCGTCGCGCATTCCGCACAAAATTCTGGGGGCATGAGGCGCGCACCTATGGCCAATTATTGTTCCAGCCAGATCCGATTCCGGAACATATTGCGATGGCAGAAATCTCTGAAGAGCACCGCTCCCAAATGGTGTATTACGATCATGCCCAGCCACCATTGTTTGTGGGTCATTATTGGCTGAAAGGGCAGCCACGCCCGCTTGCTCCCAACCTGGCCTGTCTGGACTATAGTGCGGTTAAATTCGGGCGATTGGTGGCATACCGCATGGATGGTGAGGCACAATTACAGGCCAATAAATTTGTGTGGGTGTATGTAGACCCCTGA
- a CDS encoding NAD(+) kinase, with protein sequence MTHFSTIGLIGHLNNERAVYSIKRLIRFLQLRNKRFVLEAETAARIVDTDLLSAAHQIVDMDTLGQACDLVIVVGGDGSLLRGARALAKYAVPLLGVNRGRLGFLTDITPEDIENKVDEVLSGQFKSEKRFLLDMEVRRDGQVIATADALNDVVLHPGQFIHMLQFEIAVDDVFVTSQRSDGVIVSTPTGSTAYSLSGGGPILHPTLDAIVVVPMNPHTLSSRPIVVAGHSAISIVVGEHNRAEPMVTCDGHSHVDVQTGDTILIRKKPHMLELLHPLDYNFYERCRSKLGWGGHLLKE encoded by the coding sequence ATGACCCATTTTTCAACCATAGGCCTGATTGGCCATCTCAATAATGAGCGCGCGGTATATTCCATCAAACGGTTGATCCGTTTTTTACAGCTCCGCAATAAACGTTTTGTCCTTGAGGCGGAAACGGCTGCGCGCATTGTTGATACTGATTTGCTGTCTGCTGCGCACCAGATCGTGGATATGGATACGCTCGGGCAGGCGTGTGATTTGGTTATTGTTGTCGGTGGTGATGGCAGCCTGCTGCGCGGTGCGCGTGCACTTGCCAAATATGCTGTGCCGCTTTTGGGGGTTAATCGTGGGCGCTTGGGATTTTTGACCGACATCACCCCGGAAGATATTGAAAATAAGGTCGATGAAGTGTTGTCGGGCCAATTCAAATCGGAAAAGCGGTTTTTGTTGGATATGGAGGTCAGACGCGACGGGCAGGTGATCGCCACGGCTGATGCACTCAATGATGTGGTCTTGCACCCTGGGCAATTCATCCACATGCTGCAATTTGAGATAGCGGTAGATGATGTATTTGTCACCAGCCAGCGCTCCGATGGCGTCATTGTGTCTACGCCAACCGGTTCCACGGCCTATTCATTGAGTGGTGGTGGCCCCATTTTGCATCCGACTCTGGATGCCATAGTTGTTGTTCCCATGAACCCCCACACCTTGAGCAGTCGTCCGATTGTAGTGGCGGGGCACAGTGCGATCAGCATTGTCGTGGGCGAGCACAACCGCGCCGAGCCAATGGTGACCTGTGATGGGCACTCGCATGTTGATGTGCAGACGGGCGATACAATCCTGATCCGTAAAAAGCCCCACATGTTGGAGCTGTTACATCCTCTTGATTACAACTTTTATGAGCGTTGCCGTTCCAAGTTGGGATGGGGCGGGCATCTATTGAAGGAGTAG